Part of the Candidatus Dormiibacterota bacterium genome is shown below.
AGGTCCTCGTTTACGAGGTCAGTCCGACAAGAGTTTTTGGCTACGGCAGGGGGAAACACTACAGTGCGACCCGTTGGCGCTTCTAGGTGGCGCCGGATACAAGGAGAGAAAGCATGTTTAGGGCAAAGGCGGCGTTCAGCGGCTTTTCCGTGAGCGATCTACCAACCGCGAAGAAGTTCTATGCCGAGACGCTGGGATTGAAAGTCGAGGACGATGGGGTAGGGGTGAGGCTCCATTTGCCTGGTGGCGGTACCGTCTTTGCCTACCCCAAGCACGATCACCAGCCGGCCACGTTCACCATCTTGAATTTCGGGGTCGATGACATCGACGCGGCGGTCGATGATCTCACGAGTCGAGGCGTCCAGTTCGAGCACGACGATGGTGCGAAGACAGATGAGAAAGGCATCTTGCGCGGCAGGGCGCAGAATAGGGGCCCGGACATCGCCTGGTTCAAGGACCCCGCCGGGAATTTCCTGTCAGTGATCGAACAGAGGGAGGGTACACCGCAATGAATGTCGAACAGATCCGCGGACTCAAGGGGCAGACCGTAACGTTGCGGCTCCTACCGGACGCGCCTGGAGCGCCGGTCGTGACCGGGCGCGTCCTGGGGATGATCGAGGCCGCAGACGGCCTCGTCCTGACGGTCGAGCCGAACGGCGCCCCAGGGAAACGCGTCACGGTCCACCACCAGCACATCACCTCGGCGACGCCGGCGTAGCCCTACGAGGTGAGCTGTTTGCTCATCTCCCAATCGTGGCCAAAGGGATCGGTGACGCGCCCGGTTCGCCAACCGTATTCCTCGTGGATCGCCGCCACCACCGTCGCGCCCGCTGCGACCGCCTGCTCGAAGACCGAGTCCGGATCGTCGACCGACAGGATCATCCGCACCGATCCGGCGCCCGGCTCAGCAGTGCCGGCGTTGCCGTCAGTTTGGACCCAGAACACCGCGCCTCCGACCGAGAGTTGTGCGACGGCGACGGTCCCGTCGTCGGCGGGGAGACGATAGAGCTCGACCGCCCCGAACGCGGCCTTGTAATAGTCGATGGCCTGTTGGGCGTCACGTACGGTCAGCCACGGAGCGATGCTCCGAGTTGCTGCGGAACTCATGCCTGGATCCGCCTGTCTCGTGAGGAAAGAGGCGGCTTTGCCCGCTCCTCCCTGAGAAACGCGCAGCTCGCCATGGTCACACAATCGCAGTCGCGGCTCTCGCGAAGGATGCGTTCGACCCCCTGCGCCGCATTGATCAGATCAGCAATCTCGTCGAGCTTGCCATCGACGAGTCGGCGCCAGTATGCCTTTGCCCGACTTCCCGCGGGAGTGGCCAGCAGCCCCCGTATGTCGACCAGTCGCATGCCAAGGCGGCTACAGAATCGAATCAGCATGAGACGATCAATCGTCTCTGGGTGGTAGCGGCGCTTGCCGCTCACCCGATCGGCTTTTGGCAAGACGCCGGCGTCTTCGTAGTATCGAATGGCCGATGCGTGGAGACCGGTGGCAGCCGCAACCTCTCCGATGCCGAGAGACGCCTTCACGGACGTGCCAGTCTGTAGCAATTTCGTGTTCATGTTTGACTTCAAGTCTACTTGAAGTGCGAGCGTAGTGAGCATGCAAGAGAACGATTTGGTGTGTACCCTGACCACCGCTGACTATCAGGACCGAGAGGCCGCGTGGCTCAAGGTCGGAAGCTATATCGCGGCGTCCGCCACCATAGCCGGCGGCCTCAGCTTTCGCTTCGCTGCAGCCCGCGGCCTTGGGGACTCGCTCACTGAGCTTGTCCGGTTGGAGGCCGAATGCTGCGCCTGGATGGCCTTCGCGATGTCGGATTCGCCGGACGGGATCACACTGGCGATCACCGCGAACGGCCAGGATGGCGAGCGTGCAGTCCGCGAGACGTTTGCCCCTCTGGTTCGCGCCTCAGGCGGAGCGTAACCAGCAGCGAGAAGCCGGCCTGACCGCGCCCCTGACCGGGTAATCGAGGCTTAACCAGCCGGCCTTGACATCCGGTGGCGGAGATGGTTAAACGTGGGAACACACTAGCCCGACTCTGAAGGGAGGGGAATATGGAATACGCTTGGCTTCGGCGACTCGACGTTCTGGCCAACGGCGGCCAGCTCGGGGGGGACGGCAGATGAACCGGCACCTCGGTCTGCGCCGCCTCGGCATCCTGGCTGGGGCCGTGATCCTGCTGACCGCTTGCGGCTCGAGCAGCGCCGCGAGCACGAGCGCGGCGAGCGCCAAGTCCGCCGCCGACATGGGTGGGATGGACGCCTTGGTCGCAGCGGCCAAGAAAGAGGGCACGCTGAACGTCATCGCGCTTCCTCCTGACTGGGCCAACTACGGCGTCACCATCACGGCGTTCCAAAACAAATACGGCATCCACGTCAATTCGGCCGCTCCCAACGACAGCAGCCAGCAGGAGGTCGACGCGATCGGCACACTCGCCGGCACGACTCGCGCTCCCGACGTGGTTGACGTCGGTATGGCGGTCGCTCTGAAGAATGTCGACCGCTTTGCTCCGTATCAGGTCTCAACGTGGAGCGATATTGCAGCGAGCTCGAAGGAGCCCACGGGACTGTGGGTCCAGGATTACAGCGGCGCCATGGCGATCGGCTATGACTCCAGCAAGGTGCCGGCCATCACTTCGGTTCAGGATCTCCTTGGTGATGCCTTCAAGAGCAAAGTCGCCCTTCCCGGCAACGCGCTGGGCTCGAACCAGGCGGTGAACTCGATCATGGAGGTGAGCCTAAACAACGGTGGTTCGCTCGATGACATCAGCAAGGGCGTCGATTTCTTCAAGCAGCTGAAGGCGAAGGGCAACTGGGTCAACGTGATCGGGACGACGGCTACGGTCAAGGAAGGCACCACGCCGGTCCTCTTCGAATGGGATTACAACTCCCAGACGCACGTCAAGGACGTCTCGACGTGGAAGCTCTTTTTGCCGGCGAACCCCGTGGTTGCTGCCTACGCGCAGGCCATCAACAAAGGTGCACCACACCCGGCGGCCGCCCGCTTGTGGGAGGAGTACCTGTATTCGAACGCAGGCCAGAACGAGTTCCTCAAGGGCGGTGCCCACCCCATTCGCATGGCGGCTATGACCGCCGCGGGGACTGTCAACGCGGCCGCGGCGGCGGCGCTACCGCCGGTGAAGGGCACGCCGGTCTTCATGAGCGATGACCAGGCGGCAGCGGCCAATGCCTACCTCAAAGACAACTGGTCCAAGGCCATGGGTTGATCGCTGCCGGTAATCCGGACGTCAAGACGGCGCGCCGCCCGCAAGAGGGCGGCCGCCGTTTCCCGCTTCATTGGATCGGCGCGCTTCCATTCCTGGTTTACGTCGGCCTGTTCCTGCTCCTCCCCACCGTGATCGTCGTCGTGGGCGCGTTCGCTGGCAAGGATGGCCCGACCCTGTCCAACATCACCGATCTGAACCAGGGGTTCGTTGTCAACGCCTTTGTTAGCAGCCTGCTGATCTCCACGGCAAGTGCCGTCGTTGGCGCCGTGGCCGGTGCGCTGCTAGCGTACGCGGTCGCCACCGGAAACCCACGCGGTGTGCTGCGTCGGGTGGTCTCGTCCGCTTGTGGCGTGCTCGCCCAGTTCGGCGGTGTGACGCTGGCCTTCGCCTTCATCGCCACCATCGGCAGCGTGGGTTTCATCAGGTTGTGGCTTCAGGACCGCGGCCTCGACATCTTTGCGAATGGCGTGTGGCTCACCGAGCTACCGGGTCTGGTCCTCGTCTACACCTACTTTCAGATTCCGCTGATGGTGCTGGTTTTTCTCCCGGCACTCGACGGCATCCGCCCGCAATGGCGGGAGGCAACCGAGAGCCTCGGCGGCGGCACCTGGCACTACTGGCGCTA
Proteins encoded:
- a CDS encoding VOC family protein — translated: MFRAKAAFSGFSVSDLPTAKKFYAETLGLKVEDDGVGVRLHLPGGGTVFAYPKHDHQPATFTILNFGVDDIDAAVDDLTSRGVQFEHDDGAKTDEKGILRGRAQNRGPDIAWFKDPAGNFLSVIEQREGTPQ
- a CDS encoding ABC transporter permease; the protein is MIAAGNPDVKTARRPQEGGRRFPLHWIGALPFLVYVGLFLLLPTVIVVVGAFAGKDGPTLSNITDLNQGFVVNAFVSSLLISTASAVVGAVAGALLAYAVATGNPRGVLRRVVSSACGVLAQFGGVTLAFAFIATIGSVGFIRLWLQDRGLDIFANGVWLTELPGLVLVYTYFQIPLMVLVFLPALDGIRPQWREATESLGGGTWHYWRYVAGPLLAPAFLGATLLLFANAFSAYATAAALISQGNPIVPIAISNFLTSETGRSNPGLAQALALGMVVIVAIVMTLYALLQRRTSRWLR
- a CDS encoding MerR family transcriptional regulator, with amino-acid sequence MKASLGIGEVAAATGLHASAIRYYEDAGVLPKADRVSGKRRYHPETIDRLMLIRFCSRLGMRLVDIRGLLATPAGSRAKAYWRRLVDGKLDEIADLINAAQGVERILRESRDCDCVTMASCAFLREERAKPPLSSRDRRIQA
- a CDS encoding ABC transporter substrate-binding protein, which translates into the protein MNRHLGLRRLGILAGAVILLTACGSSSAASTSAASAKSAADMGGMDALVAAAKKEGTLNVIALPPDWANYGVTITAFQNKYGIHVNSAAPNDSSQQEVDAIGTLAGTTRAPDVVDVGMAVALKNVDRFAPYQVSTWSDIAASSKEPTGLWVQDYSGAMAIGYDSSKVPAITSVQDLLGDAFKSKVALPGNALGSNQAVNSIMEVSLNNGGSLDDISKGVDFFKQLKAKGNWVNVIGTTATVKEGTTPVLFEWDYNSQTHVKDVSTWKLFLPANPVVAAYAQAINKGAPHPAAARLWEEYLYSNAGQNEFLKGGAHPIRMAAMTAAGTVNAAAAAALPPVKGTPVFMSDDQAAAANAYLKDNWSKAMG
- a CDS encoding VOC family protein encodes the protein MSSAATRSIAPWLTVRDAQQAIDYYKAAFGAVELYRLPADDGTVAVAQLSVGGAVFWVQTDGNAGTAEPGAGSVRMILSVDDPDSVFEQAVAAGATVVAAIHEEYGWRTGRVTDPFGHDWEMSKQLTS